TGGGGACCCCCCGCACATGGGGTGGTGGGAAGCTGGAGCACCAGGACGGTGATGGGGATGTTTGCTGGTGGCGGGGGGGACACCTCTAACCCCCCACTTTGGTGTCCTGCAGGAAGGGGGAAGCCTGGCGCTCAGACCGGCTGATGCTCAACAAGGAGGTGCTATCACCGCAGGTGGTGGAGGGGTTCGTGCCTCTGCTGAACCAGGTGGGAGAGGACTTCATCCGGCGGGCACGAGCTCAGGTTGGGAAGAGCGGCCGGGAATACTGGACGGCCGACTTCACCCACGAGCTGTTCCGCTTCGCCTTGGAGTGTGAGTGTCAGCAGTAAGACATGTCCCCCCCTTGCCCCGAAACACCCTTTAGTAGGAGGTGGGCAACGTGCCGCGTTTCCTCCAGCTTCATCCTCAGAGATGGGCAAACAAACTTTTGCCGTAGGGTCTGGAGGGGTGTCCTCTCTCCAGACAAGTAGAGAACAACTCAACATTGCTGATAAAACACCGCTTTATCACCTCCTGGTCACCAACGGGTAGCAAACCCTACCCACCAAGGGATGCCTTCATGGCCCCGTGATGCTTGGAGCAAGCAGGAGGTCCCCATAGCCACGGGAAGGCTGGAGCTGGCCTGGGAGGGTGGAGGGGTTGGGGATGGGTCCCCTCAGAGGTGCTGTGCTTGCAGCCGTGTGCCACGTGCTGTACGGGGAGcgcctggggctgctgcaggactTCGTGGACCCCGAGGCGCAGCGCTTCATCGACGCCGTGACCCTCATGTTCCACACCACCTCGCCCATGCTCTACCTGCCGCCGGCCCTCCTGCGCCACCTCAACGCCAAGACGTGGAGGGACCACGTGTGGGCCTGGGATGCCATCTTCTCCCAGGGTGAGTGCACCTCTTGTGTCAGCCAAAGACCCTTTGAGAGCTTGGCTCCGTAGCGCAGCATCATCTCACCAGTGGGGAGACCTTCTCCTGGGTCTAACCGTGCAGCACAGGGCCACCAAGCCCAGGAAGGCTTTCCACATCTGGAGCTTGTGGGATATGGAACCATCCAGGAGCGATGGAAGGGCAGGTGATGGGCATCACATCGAGGGTAACAAGTCTCCCAGAGAGGCTTGCGGCCTCAGAGAGCTTTTGGTACCTGGTACCCCCCTGTCCACCCTCACCCATCACCCTCTGTGCCCACCCAGCCACTGCTCCGTCCTGCAGCAGGGACCATGGAAAAGCCACCATCATGGGGCAGCGATGTCCTGTGGTGCCACATCTGgtgccttcctcctccaccaTGGCCCCGGGGGAGGAAGGCCACATGTCTCCGTGTCTCCTCAGCGGATAAATGCATACACAACGTCTACCGGGACCTGCGCCTGCAGCACAAGAGCACCACGGAGTACATGGGCATCCTCTGCAGCCTCATCATGCAGGACAAGCTGCCCCTGGATGACATCAAGGCCAGCGTCACCGAGATGATGGCAGGCGGGGTGGACACGGTGAGGGGCCCGCAGGTTgcctgggcagggaggagggccCGGCTGGTGCTGAGCTcgctccctgccctgctccagaCCTCCATGACGCTGCAATGGGCCATGTTCGAGCTGGCGCGGGCCCCGggggtgcaggagcagctgcGGGCAGAGGTTCTGGCTGCCAAGCGGGAGGCGGCGGGCGACAGGGTGAAGATGCTCAAGACCATCCGGCTGCTCAAAGCTGCCATCAAGGAGACGCTGAGGTGAGGAGGGACGGCAGCAAAcaccccagccccttccctcctggcactgctgggatgTCATGGAACAGGGTGGGACATGGGCAGGCTGGGTGGTACCCAAAATGAGGTGCATGAGACCTGTCCCCCCTAGGCTGCACCCTGTGGCGGTGACCCTGCAGAGGTACACCACGCAGGAGGTCATCCTCCAGGACTACCGCATCCCTCCCAAGGTGAGCACCGGGTCCCTCCTCACCCCAACCCGCTCTGCATGGGGCTCTGGGTGGAGGAGGGACCTGGAGCACGGATGGGTGACATCCACTGGGGCTGGatcccatccctgcaccccAAGCACCAGCGAAGCCCCATGGGGAGCCCAGACCCACAGGGCTgatcctccctccctgcagacGCTGGTACAGGTCGGTCTCTACGCCATGGGCCGGGATCCTGAGGTCTTCCCCAAGCCGGAGCAGTTCATCCCGCAGCGCTGGCTGGGGGCTGACCCCAAGCACTTCAAGGGGCTGGGCTTTGGTTTCGGCCCCCGGCAGTGCCTGGGGCGCCGGATCGCTGAGCTGGAGATGCAGATCTTCCTCATGCAGGTGAGCATCCCGCTGCTGGGACACGGGGACAGAGGAGGTGGCACATGGGTGTTGGTACTGACAGTGTCCTGCTCCTCCATCCATTCTATTCTCCTCCATCCCAGATCCTAGAGAACTTCAAGATCGAGACCATGAGAGCAGTGGAAGTCGGGACCAAGTTCGACCTCATCCTTATCCCAGACAAACCCATCTACTTGACCTTGCGGCCGCTCGAGTCCCTGTTGTGAGGAGCCAGATTCTGGGAACATCCATTTCGTCTCCTTACAGCCTGActccagcccagggctgggatTTGGGGGACGGCTGGGACGCTTTCACGGCCACAGCCTTGGcttgctgcatccctgcctgcgCTCCAGCGTGCTCAAGGCTGCGCTTACGCCAATGGGGGAGATAAACCAGAACAACCCcaaccctgctgctgccccacggtgctgtggggtgggtgggtgctgctgcaATCCCCAGCTGCTCGGGGGTCCCCGGGGTGGTCCCTGTGGCCATGCTCCTCCCGATGCTCTGCTTCGCCTCTGATTTCCTCTGTGATTTCTTCATGTGGAAAAGCACCGGCTCCTTTCTGGGCAGCATTTGGTGTCTTGGTGTCTCTGGCTGGGTCAGGGCAGGGGGCCCAGGGGCTGGGGGCTTCTCAGGTGGGCCGTGGACATCGCTGGCAGGATctgctgggaaaggggaaagctCTTGGGAAGATGTAAATCCCTCTCTGGGGAGCCTCAGGTGTGGTGAGGGGGCTGCAATAAGAGGGTCTGGGGTATCCCAAGGGATGGGGTGGTGGGTCAGCCCTAGAAACCACCCTCTTATCCAAGGAAAACCCCCCTGATGCGGGATGGTGGAGACCCCCCGCTACCCCTCCATGTCTGTGCAGGCAAAGGGGTGACTCTGAGCCCCCCATATGGGGTGTCCCTGGTCCCCCCGGGTGCTCACCGtggtggggacatgggggaagccgtgctcctgctccagcagacgggtgcccagctcctgcttctcccGCCCCCAGCTCCGCGCCGCCTCCTCCAGCTGGGACAGACCCAAACCAGGCTGATTTCACCCCAGGAGTGGGGGACATAGATACCCCCACCCTTCCAGACCGATCCCCAGGGCCCCCTGCCATGGAGTGGGGTGATACCCACCTGCTTCTCCAGCACCCTCCCGCGGGCCTGTgcctcctccagcctggccagCAGGGACAGCTTCTCCTTGCCCCCAAAGCCACCCTGTGATGGGGAAAGGCAATGCCACATTCCCCACTTCCCACCCCCTACTCATGGGGGTGGCTATGTAGGgggtccccatcacccccaccCAGGTGATGCCTCTAGCATTGCGGGTTACCCCCCTTCTGGGGTGCATGGATCTGCCCCCCCATCCCAGCCTTGTGCCCCCCTCTCTGCTCTCACCGGCAAggctgggggctgtggggcgATGGGGGGCAAGTGGTGGGGGGCCCTTGCCAGCTCCTCCCGCAGCCTGCAGTTCTCAGCCAGCAGCACGGTGTACACCTCCCTGGAGAGGGCTTCACCTGTGGGATGGGGTTCGGGGGACAATGGGATGTGTCCTACACCCCCTTCGTACAAAGGTGGGGATAGGAGCAAGTTGTCACCTCCCCCGGCACAGGGATGGATGTGGAGGGCTCAGCATCAGTGCTGATCGCCCACCGCAGCCCATCCCATGGTGCCATCCATCAGAAGGGGATGGTCACCAACTCCCCAACTGAGGGTCCCATCCCCGTTTGCACCCACCTGTCAGCTTCCCAGTGCTCCTGCCTGTCCCAGCAagcttctcctgcagcacccGCTCCATCGCCTCCATCACctgcaggaaggagcagagccAGCCCCATGTCACCAGCTCAATGCAAAGCTGTGGTGACCATCACATCTCCCCAGCCACCACAGCCCTGGGATGGCGGGATGGGCCAGAGGATCCCATCTGCTCCACAGAGCATCGTGCCTCCCAGTCTGTCCTTCTCGCCCCAACCTCATGCCCCACAACCCACCTTCTCCTGCTGCCGCACTGTCTCCTCCAAGCCTTTCATCTTGGCCACCTTCTCCTGGCACCTCCTCAGTGCAGTTTGCTGCTGTCGGTGGGCTcgctgcagcagcaccaactCCTTCTCCCGGTCGTTCTtctgggaggggaggaaggggaaaagccCCTAGAGTCTCTGTGCTGAGCCTCAAGCCTTGAGGCATCACTTGTTGGGCCAGGAGATCCCCATGGTGGGGGTCCTGAGCCTCTCAGGCCATGGGTATTGGGGTGATGCTCTCCCTGTTGCCCCCATGCTCCTCCACCCCACTCTGACCCCGGCAGCCCCCAGTGTCCGTACCCGGATCAGCtcattctgcagctgctggacaCGGTCCTTCAGCCTCCTCATCTCAGCTGTACCAGCCACCAGTTGATGCTTGAGGGTGGCTGCAACAGCCCGCGCCACGTCCTCATCACCCGAGCAGGGGCCGGGTGCCAGGACAGGGGTCCCCAGTCCCCACTACGCACCCAGCCtgtccagcagctcctcccGGGTCATGACGTCCGTGTCCCCATCCATGAGCAGCTCGTGGCCCAGCTCGTCCTGCGAGGCCAGGCTGCGCCGCAGGTGCCTGTTCTCCACCTCCAGGCTGGTGACCTGCTGGCGCAGGGACAGGATGTCCCCGGCCATCCGCTTCAGTGCCAGGCGGTAGCTGCTTGCCTCCTGCCAGCacggagcagagctgctgccaggcagggcTTTCCCAGCACCAAGAGCCAAGCACCAAGAGATGGGTCTTGAGGATTGTCAGATCCACCATGGAGCTAAGAAACATCCAGGTTTCCCCCTCTGCTTGCAACCAGCCAGCCTTCTCATTcccattc
Above is a genomic segment from Strigops habroptila isolate Jane chromosome 9, bStrHab1.2.pri, whole genome shotgun sequence containing:
- the LOC115612444 gene encoding cholesterol side-chain cleavage enzyme, mitochondrial, with product MARKFQQFGPIYRDKLGVYESVNIITPRDAATLFQAEGTLPERFSVPPWVAYRDYRNKPYGVLLKKGEAWRSDRLMLNKEVLSPQVVEGFVPLLNQVGEDFIRRARAQVGKSGREYWTADFTHELFRFALESVCHVLYGERLGLLQDFVDPEAQRFIDAVTLMFHTTSPMLYLPPALLRHLNAKTWRDHVWAWDAIFSQADKCIHNVYRDLRLQHKSTTEYMGILCSLIMQDKLPLDDIKASVTEMMAGGVDTTSMTLQWAMFELARAPGVQEQLRAEVLAAKREAAGDRVKMLKTIRLLKAAIKETLRLHPVAVTLQRYTTQEVILQDYRIPPKTLVQVGLYAMGRDPEVFPKPEQFIPQRWLGADPKHFKGLGFGFGPRQCLGRRIAELEMQIFLMQILENFKIETMRAVEVGTKFDLILIPDKPIYLTLRPLESLL